Proteins found in one Limanda limanda chromosome 18, fLimLim1.1, whole genome shotgun sequence genomic segment:
- the zgc:193593 gene encoding uncharacterized protein zgc:193593, with protein sequence MFFRIPRLTPGYIRYLQTQAAQTVLQSRVGPAMPRMAFLLGFMGVGVSGYSSRQLTLHYKPASNLFR encoded by the exons ATGTTTTTTCGAATCCCTCGGCTGACCCCTGGATATATTAGATACCTCCAG ACTCAGGCAGCCCAGACCGTGCTGCAGAGCCGTGTGGGTCCTGCGATGCCGCGCATGGCGTTCCTGCTGGGGTTCATGGGCGTCGGTGTGTCCGGCTACAGCTCCCGCCAACTCACTCTGCACTACAAGCCGGCGAGTAACCTCTTCAGATGA
- the cmtr1 gene encoding cap-specific mRNA (nucleoside-2'-O-)-methyltransferase 1, producing the protein MKRRAEAPPTPPKGTKLSREDSSSDEESQLSRQDSSQNESLSDQEDQRPGFSMPSISSFDGPDTDAASDNPSDPPAKFTMYNSVSQKLMAKMGFRAGEGLGKFGQGRKEIIEASTQRGRRGLGLTLQGFQGELNVDWRDESEPSAVEKVDWFPECTTETPDADELRDWMILGEKKLKIEDEIEFCTEDLLHTLLRCKSIFDDLEGEEMRRARTRSNPYETIRGGIFLNRAAMKMANLDHCFDHMFTNPKDPKALPLTKDREGELLYFADVCAGPGGFSEYILWRRRWHAKGFGMTLKGPCDFKLEDFFAAPSELFEPYYGEGGVDGDGDITRPENVTAFRNFVLESTERRGLHFLMADGGFSVEGQENIQEILSKQLLLCQALTALSTLRTGGHFVCKTFDLFTPFSVGLVYLMYLCFDRICLFKPITSRPANSERYIVCRGLKPGSEPVREYMFRVNLKLNQLKNTERDVTDLVPLSIIKEDTDFYPFMVNSNESLCVVQIKALAKIHAFVVDSELSEKRQADIRKQCLKLWGVPDKARVTPAPSDPKTKFYELIKNLNVESFQAKLTPLNPTTLDKLRHVLDHKCIVGGGEQIFLLALGRSQIYTWDGKMPVRWRKLENFKLELPRDTLLSVEIVQELKGEGKAQRRINAVHVMDALILNGTDVRDQHFNQRILMAEKFVKAVAKPSRPDMNPIRVKEVYRLEEMEKIFVRLEMKVTKSSGGIPRLSYTGRDDRHFLPTGLYIIKTISEPWTIAYSKNSKSKFFYNKLTKASTYEMPPNCAAPFHLCHSERLFWAWVDGVIVHDSQTRVDPGKLSKDNILSFIHQNYHP; encoded by the exons ATGAAGAGAAGAGCCGAAGCACCCCCGACCCCTCCCAAGGGGACAAAGTTGTCTCGTGAAGACAGCAGCTCGGACGAGGAGTCACAATTATCCAGACAAG ACTCCAGCCAGAATGAGTCCCTCAGTGACCAGGAGGATCAGAGACCAGGGTTCTCCATGCCCTCCATATCATCCTTCGATGGACCAGACACAGACGCCGCCTCAGACAACCCCTCCGACCCCCCCGCCAAGTTCACTATGTACAACAGTGTGTCACAGAAGCTCATG GCCAAGATGGGTTTCCGTGCGGGCGAGGGTCTGGGGAAGTTTGGCCAGGGACGCAAGGAGATCATCGAGGCTTCGACTCAGCGAGGAAGACGGGGTCTCGGCCTCACGCTGCAGGGCTTCCAGGGGGAGCTCAATGTCGACTGGCGCGATGAATCAGAG CCCAGTGCTGTAGAGAAGGTAGACTGGTTCCCGGAATGCACCACAGAGACCCCAGATGCAGATGAACTGAGGGACTGGATGATTCTGGGAGag AAAAAACTTAAGATCGAGGACGAGATCGAGTTTTGCACTGAAGATCTTCTGCACACTCTTCTCAGGTGCAAG AGCATATTTGATGATCTGGAGGGCGAGGAGATGCGGAGAGCTCGGACACGCTCCAACCCGTACGAAACAATCAGAGGAGGGATCTTCCTCAACAG AGCAGCTATGAAAATGGCCAACCTCGACCACTGCTTCGACCACATGTTCACCAACCCAAAGGATCCGAAAGCG CTACCTCTGACAAAGGACCGTGAGGGGGAGCTCCTGTACTTCGCCGACGTGTGCGCCGGGCCCGGAGGCTTCTCAGAGTACATCCTGTGGAGGAGACGCTGGCACGCCAAGGGCTTCGGCATGACGCTGAAAGGACCCTGTGACTTCAAACTGGAAGATTTCTTCGCTGCGCCAAGCGAGCTGTTTGAGCCCTACTACG gtgagggaggggtggaCGGAGACGGGGACATCACTCGGCCAGAAAACGTGACGGCCTTTAGAAACTTTGTGTTGGagagcacagagaggagagggctgCACTTCCTCATGGCAGATGGG GGGTTCTCTGTGGAAGGTCAGGAAAACATCCAGGAGATCCTgagcaaacagctgctgctctgtcagGCCCTCACTGCGCTCTCTACCCTCAGGACAG GTGGCCACTTTGTGTGTAAGACCTTTGACCTATTCACTCCCTTCAGTGTGGGTTTGGTCTACCTGATGTACCTCTGCTTCGACAGGATCTGTCTCTTCAAACCTATCACCAGCAGACCTGCCAACTCTGAGag GTACATTGTGTGCCGTGGACTGAAGCCCGGCTCAGAACCCGTCAGGGAATACATGTTCAGAGTCAACCTGAAACTGAACCAGCTGAAGAACACGGAGAGGGACGTTACAGATTTGGTTCCGCTGAGCATCATCAAGGAAGACACAGATTTCTATCCGTTTATGGTCAACTCCAATGAGAG CCTCTGCGTTGTCCAGATCAAGGCCTTGGCCAAGATCCACGCTTTCGTCGTTGACTC GGAACTTTCAGAGAAGAGGCAGGCCGACATCAGGAAGCAGTGTCTGAAGCTATGGGGC GTACCAGACAAGGCCAGGGTCACTCCTGCTCCCTCAGACCCAAAGACAAAGTTCTACGAACTCATCAAG AATTTGAATGTGGAGTCGTTCCAGGCCAAGCTCACACCTCTCAACCCCACCACCCTTGATAAGCTGCGTCATGTACTGGACCacaagtgcattgtgggaggTGGAGAGCAGATCTTTCTTCTCGCGCTCGGG AGGTCTCAGATATACACGTGGGACGGGAAGATGCCTGTTCGTTGGAGGAAACTGGAGAACTTCAAGCTGGAGCTGCCAAGAGATACGCTTCTGAGCGTGGAGATCGTCCAAGAGCTGAAGGGCGAG GGAAAAGCTCAGCGGAGAATCAACGCAGTTCATGTAATGGACGCACTGATACTCAACGGCACTGACGTAAGAGACCAGCACTTCAACCAAAG GATCCTAATGGCTGAGAAGTTTGTGAAGGCGGTGGCCAAACCAAGCCGACCAGACATGAACCCTATCAG AGTGAAGGAGGTGTACAGGTTGGAGGAAATGGAGAAAATCTTTGTCAG ACTAGAAATGAAAGTAACAAAGAGTTCAGGAGGAATCCCTCGTCTGTCCTACACCGGCAGAGACGACCGACACTTCCTCCCCACTGGCCTCTACATCATCAAGACtatcagtg AGCCGTGGACAATCGCCTACAGCAAGAACTCCAAGAGCAAGTTCTTCTATAATAAGTTAACCAAGGCGTCCACCTATGAAATGCCACCAAACTGTGCTGCTCCCTTCCA cCTCTGCCACTCTGAGCGTCTCTTCTGGGCCTGGGTGGACGGTGTCATCGTTCACGACTCTCAGACCCGCGTGGATCCCGGGAAACTGTCCAAAGACAATATTCTGTCCTTCATCCACCAGAACTACCATCCCTGA
- the hebp2 gene encoding heme-binding protein 2 has translation MKTLNTRLPQFGSDASVHRLKMLKAVGQALFSTGLQNPEFTAVEGNKAEDYEIRTYHATKWVSTSQSGMHLDAAMKDGFRRLFSYIQGNNHKKVKVEMTAPVTGRVDPGAGPACESQFTVSFYIPVEHQENPPEPSDPLVFVEHREEFTAYVRTYGGFSNENLKREELLKLLESLQRDGVPYVEKPYYTVGYDSPFKLTNRRNEVWVLKKVEQQ, from the exons atgaaaacattaaacacacGCCTCCCTCAGTTCGGATCGGACGCGTCTGTTCACAG GTTAAAGATGCTGAAAGCTGTGGGACAAGCTCTGTTCTCCACTGGACTACAAAACCCAGAGTTCACTGCGGTGGAGGGCAACAAG gCAGAGGACTATGAGATCCGCACCTACCACGCCACCAAGTGGGTGAGCACGTCTCAGAGCGGGATGCACCTGGACGCAGCCATGAAAGACGGCTTCCGCAGACTCTTCAGCTACATCCAGGGCAACAACCACAAGA AGGTCAAAGTGGAGATGACGGCCCCTGTGACGGGCCGTGTGGACCCTGGAGCCGGCCCGGCCTGCGAGTCCCAGTTCACCGTGTCCTTCTACATCCCGGTGGAGCATCAGGAGAACCCACCGGAGCCGAGCGACCCGCTGGTGTTTGTGGAGCACAGGGAGGAGTTCACCGCTTACGTCAG GACGTACGGAGGCTTCTCCAATGAGAACCTGAAGCGAGAGGAGCtcctgaagctgctggagaGCCTGCAGAGGGACGGCGTCCCGTACGTGGAGAAGCCGTATTACACGGTCGGGTACGACAGCCCCTTCAAACTGACCAACCGCAGGAACGAGGTCTGGGTGCTGAAGAAAGTCGAGCAGCAATAG